In one window of Polaromonas naphthalenivorans CJ2 DNA:
- the ispE gene encoding 4-(cytidine 5'-diphospho)-2-C-methyl-D-erythritol kinase gives MTRPIVSSRPLKALYDIPAPAKLNLFLHITGRRPDGYHLLQSVFMLIDWCDTLHFELRTDGQISRTDLNSPAQNNFEALPAEDLAVRAARALQAASGTPLGVHISLEKNIPSQAGMGGGSSDAASCLLALQRLWGVRLPSQDLRAIALSLGADVPFFLSGSHAWVEGIGEQITPITLPAARFVVLKPAAGVSTPDIFNAPDLKRDTKTATMLGFAAYADGPVFGFGHNDLQPVAQKLCPQISQSLDWLESQQLQGRMTGSGSAVFAQIFDDADLAAAPGNWIIRKCKNLQTHPLACW, from the coding sequence GTGACACGCCCTATCGTTTCTTCACGGCCGCTCAAGGCGCTGTACGACATCCCGGCCCCGGCCAAGCTCAACCTTTTCTTGCACATCACCGGCCGCAGGCCCGATGGCTACCATTTGCTGCAATCGGTTTTCATGCTGATCGACTGGTGCGATACCCTGCACTTTGAACTGCGCACCGATGGGCAGATCAGCCGCACCGACCTGAACAGCCCTGCGCAAAATAATTTCGAAGCGCTGCCCGCCGAAGATCTGGCCGTGCGCGCAGCCCGGGCATTGCAGGCGGCCAGCGGCACGCCCCTGGGTGTCCATATCAGCCTTGAAAAAAATATTCCCTCGCAGGCAGGCATGGGTGGCGGCTCGTCCGATGCGGCCAGTTGCCTGCTGGCGCTGCAGCGCCTTTGGGGAGTTCGCCTGCCGTCTCAAGACCTGCGCGCCATCGCACTGTCGCTGGGCGCGGACGTTCCCTTTTTCCTCTCTGGAAGTCATGCCTGGGTGGAAGGAATAGGCGAACAAATCACGCCCATCACACTGCCGGCGGCGAGGTTTGTGGTGCTCAAACCGGCAGCCGGAGTCTCGACCCCAGATATTTTCAATGCACCAGATCTGAAACGCGACACTAAGACTGCTACAATGCTAGGCTTTGCTGCATATGCAGATGGTCCGGTTTTCGGATTTGGCCATAACGACTTGCAGCCGGTAGCGCAGAAGCTTTGTCCGCAAATTAGTCAGTCACTTGACTGGTTAGAATCGCAACAGCTTCAGGGACGCATGACTGGCTCGGGAAGTGCTGTATTTGCACAGATTTTTGATGATGCTGATCTTGCAGCCGCCCCTGGCAACTGGATAATTCGCAAATGCAAAAATCTGCAAACGCATCCTCTGGCCTGCTGGTAA
- a CDS encoding lipoprotein insertase outer membrane protein LolB, translated as MHFTERLRRYLLHTCLFATFLIAGCAHPTSVKALKDIKKELWTGRISLLVKSEPEQSFSAGFELKGRSERGELTLISPLGNVLGVLRWSPGEAELDSGNQKIQRFDSVDALMAQATGAAVPLSALFAWLQGDDANVSGWSADLSRQGEGRISARRTQPAPQADLRVVLDQ; from the coding sequence TTGCACTTCACCGAACGACTGCGCCGCTATCTTCTTCACACCTGCTTGTTTGCTACTTTTTTAATAGCTGGTTGTGCCCATCCAACAAGCGTAAAAGCACTAAAAGATATAAAAAAAGAGTTATGGACAGGGCGCATCAGCCTGTTGGTGAAAAGTGAGCCCGAGCAATCCTTCTCTGCCGGTTTTGAGCTTAAGGGCAGGTCCGAGCGCGGTGAGTTGACCCTGATCAGTCCGCTGGGAAATGTGCTTGGCGTTCTGCGCTGGTCACCGGGCGAAGCGGAACTGGATTCAGGAAACCAGAAAATTCAGCGCTTTGACTCCGTCGATGCCCTGATGGCGCAAGCCACGGGCGCTGCAGTGCCGCTGAGTGCGCTGTTTGCCTGGCTGCAGGGTGACGACGCGAATGTCAGCGGCTGGTCTGCCGACCTGTCGCGGCAAGGCGAAGGCCGGATTTCTGCCAGAAGAACGCAACCCGCGCCCCAGGCTGATCTTCGTGTCGTGCTGGATCAATAA
- a CDS encoding tetratricopeptide repeat protein, translating into MKKKLGLAFACLWLAAPLVLAQAAMPESPAPVKPAETSGLAQAKAAQDSAPLSLLDSELFYELLVGEITAQEGEPAAGFALMLDAARKTGDAQLYQRATDIALQARSGDAALQAALAWKQQLPASREANRYVLQILIALNRIADTLEPLKTEIRMASDTERVAVLTAAPRAYARASDRKLAASVVESALADYLADPATASAAWTTAGRMRLAADDREGALEAARRGQAADPRAEGPAVVALELMDPKRPEAEALVNNYLNDRESTSKALPEIRMAYARVLLDAQRYAEATAQLKIVTRDKPDYPEGWLVLGSLQMQDHQPAAAQASLERYITLVQQTPQTERNPGLAQAYLSLSQLAEKRKDYAAAENWLNKIENSSDLAQAQTRRASILASQGKLEEGRRLIRQLPERTPEEARLKLNAEVGLLREFKQYRQAHELLAQALAKAPEDTDLLYEQSMVAEKLGSLDEMERLLRQIIRLKPDYHHAYNALGYSLADRNVRLPEARELIRKAIEHAPADPFIKDSLGWVEFRMGNKLEAAQIFEAAYKARPDAEIAAHFGEVLLSLGQRDRALAIWKEGLLLNADNETLLETLKRLNVKP; encoded by the coding sequence ATGAAGAAAAAACTTGGCCTTGCATTTGCCTGCCTGTGGCTTGCCGCTCCGCTGGTACTGGCGCAGGCCGCGATGCCTGAATCCCCTGCCCCTGTCAAACCTGCCGAGACTTCGGGACTCGCCCAGGCCAAGGCGGCGCAGGACTCCGCGCCGCTGTCGTTGCTCGACAGCGAACTGTTTTATGAATTGCTGGTCGGCGAAATCACGGCCCAGGAAGGTGAACCTGCGGCAGGCTTTGCCTTGATGCTGGACGCCGCCCGAAAAACCGGCGATGCCCAGTTGTACCAGCGGGCCACCGATATCGCCCTGCAGGCACGCTCGGGGGACGCCGCACTGCAGGCGGCGCTCGCCTGGAAACAACAGCTGCCCGCGTCGCGTGAAGCCAACCGCTATGTGCTGCAGATCCTGATTGCACTGAACCGCATCGCCGACACGCTGGAGCCCTTGAAGACGGAGATCAGGATGGCGTCCGATACAGAGCGCGTCGCGGTACTCACAGCCGCTCCGCGCGCCTATGCCCGTGCCAGTGACCGCAAACTGGCAGCCAGCGTGGTGGAATCCGCGCTCGCCGACTACCTGGCCGATCCCGCCACCGCCAGCGCAGCCTGGACCACGGCCGGACGCATGCGACTGGCTGCGGACGACAGGGAAGGCGCCCTTGAGGCCGCCAGGCGCGGCCAGGCCGCCGACCCGCGCGCGGAAGGCCCGGCCGTGGTGGCGCTGGAATTGATGGACCCGAAACGGCCTGAAGCCGAAGCACTGGTCAACAACTACCTCAATGACCGTGAAAGCACGTCCAAGGCGCTGCCTGAAATCCGCATGGCTTATGCCCGGGTGTTGCTTGACGCACAGCGCTATGCCGAAGCAACTGCACAACTGAAGATCGTGACGCGTGACAAGCCCGACTACCCGGAGGGCTGGCTGGTGCTGGGCTCACTGCAGATGCAGGACCACCAGCCTGCCGCAGCGCAGGCTTCGCTGGAACGCTATATCACGCTGGTCCAGCAAACCCCACAGACCGAACGCAACCCCGGCCTGGCCCAGGCCTATCTCTCGCTTTCGCAACTGGCCGAAAAGCGCAAGGACTATGCAGCAGCGGAAAACTGGCTCAACAAGATTGAAAACTCTTCGGACCTGGCGCAGGCGCAAACCCGCCGCGCCTCGATTCTCGCCAGCCAGGGCAAGCTGGAGGAAGGCCGGCGCCTGATTCGCCAATTGCCCGAACGCACGCCCGAGGAAGCGCGCCTGAAACTCAATGCCGAAGTCGGCTTGCTGCGGGAGTTCAAGCAATACCGCCAGGCCCATGAGTTGCTGGCCCAGGCGCTGGCAAAGGCACCAGAAGACACCGACCTGCTTTACGAGCAATCAATGGTGGCTGAAAAGCTCGGCTCGCTCGACGAGATGGAGCGCCTGCTTCGCCAGATCATCCGGCTCAAGCCAGACTATCACCACGCCTACAACGCCCTGGGCTATTCGCTGGCCGACCGCAATGTGCGCCTGCCCGAAGCGCGTGAACTGATTCGCAAGGCGATTGAGCATGCGCCGGCTGACCCGTTCATCAAGGACAGCCTGGGCTGGGTTGAATTCCGCATGGGCAACAAGCTGGAAGCGGCGCAAATTTTCGAGGCAGCCTACAAGGCCAGGCCCGATGCCGAGATTGCCGCGCATTTCGGTGAAGTGCTGTTGAGCCTGGGCCAGCGCGACCGCGCCCTGGCCATCTGGAAAGAAGGTCTACTCCTCAATGCCGACAACGAAACCCTGCTTGAGACGCTCAAACGCCTCAATGTCAAGCCGTAA
- the mutM gene encoding bifunctional DNA-formamidopyrimidine glycosylase/DNA-(apurinic or apyrimidinic site) lyase, whose translation MPELPEVEVTRLSFAERIAGARIEAVLVGKPLRWPLGCETQQLQGQRVLAVRRRGKYLLLDLSEGLLLMHLGMSGSVSFGLNLPVTGKHDHFDMVTSLGTLRLHDPRRFGAVVYASGEDDAVAKKLLGRLGVEPLSDAFDALVFHQWLKGRKTAIKPLLLAGQAVVGVGNIYASEALFLAGIRPTTKASLISKPRAARLHRAIQDVLTNAVAKGGSTLRDFSNADGEAGHFQLDAMVYDRAGLPCRVCAAPIKSIRQGQRSSFYCATCQKP comes from the coding sequence ATGCCTGAACTGCCCGAAGTTGAAGTAACCCGCCTGAGCTTTGCCGAGCGCATTGCGGGTGCCCGCATCGAGGCTGTTCTGGTGGGCAAACCCCTGCGCTGGCCGCTGGGCTGCGAGACGCAGCAGTTGCAGGGCCAGCGCGTCCTGGCCGTGCGCCGCCGGGGCAAATACCTGTTGCTCGACCTGAGCGAAGGCTTGCTGCTGATGCATCTGGGCATGTCGGGCAGCGTGAGTTTTGGCCTGAACCTGCCTGTCACGGGCAAGCATGACCACTTTGACATGGTGACCAGTCTGGGCACCTTGCGCCTGCATGACCCACGGCGTTTCGGGGCCGTGGTCTACGCTAGCGGTGAAGATGACGCGGTGGCGAAAAAGCTGCTGGGCCGGCTGGGTGTGGAGCCCCTGAGCGATGCATTTGACGCGCTTGTGTTTCATCAGTGGCTGAAAGGGCGCAAGACCGCGATCAAGCCACTTTTGCTGGCGGGCCAGGCCGTCGTCGGCGTCGGAAACATTTATGCCTCGGAAGCCTTGTTTCTGGCGGGTATTCGTCCCACCACCAAAGCGTCGCTGATCAGCAAGCCGCGCGCGGCCCGGCTTCACCGTGCCATCCAGGACGTGTTGACGAATGCTGTGGCCAAGGGCGGAAGCACGCTGAGGGATTTTTCCAATGCCGATGGCGAGGCGGGTCATTTCCAGCTTGACGCGATGGTGTATGACCGGGCCGGTTTGCCGTGCAGAGTGTGCGCCGCACCAATCAAAAGTATCCGGCAGGGCCAGCGTTCCTCCTTTTATTGCGCCACCTGCCAGAAACCCTGA